One window of the Podospora pseudocomata strain CBS 415.72m chromosome 7, whole genome shotgun sequence genome contains the following:
- the ini1 gene encoding Pre-mRNA-splicing factor ini1 (BUSCO:EOG09265DWT; EggNog:ENOG503P2QV; COG:S) has product MSRHHPDLVMCRKQPGIAIGRLCDKCDGKCPVCDSYVRPTTLVRICDECSFGNYQNKCVVCGGEGISDAFYCFECTRLEKDRDGCPKIINLGSSRTDLFYQKKTNRTGF; this is encoded by the exons ATGTCCCGCCACCACCC aGACCTAGTAATGTGCCGCAAACAACCCGGCATAGCCATCGGCCGCCTCTGCGACAAGTGCGACGGCAAGTGCCCCGTCTGCGACTCCTACGTCCgacccaccaccctcgtccGCATCTGCGACGAGTGCTCCTTCGGCAACTACCAAAACAAGTGCGTCGTctgcggcggcgagggcatCTCGGACGCCTTCTACTGCTTCGAGTGCACCCGCCTCGAAAAGGACCGGGACGGGTGCCCAAAGATTATCAACCTGGGGAGTTCGAGGACTGAT CTGTTTTaccaaaagaaaacgaaTCGGACGGGGTTCTAG
- a CDS encoding hypothetical protein (COG:U; EggNog:ENOG503P0AK): MAPSSNRSSVVSSEPNGNSNGTNLMTSSISSLSSSMNSPRPTSSSSHITKTYRQASTLFLTRRLPEALSTVLPLVSPVPQTENDPNSPFDPAPAVKASRSSRIKVWSLYLTILNAILELDSEEGKAAFGTAEWRALCHKVKNGEIWEEVVKNGYHGVEGDVDADVVINLATLLLAHAKTQTHTQTRLETYLSSPPSPLPTSADFSRSSSRPPHLRERSNSVISRNGGNGTDTPRDLASRLKLLELYTLHVLPRNQEWVYAKEFISVSPVLDEERREAFLQALDSLQEEQKEFERIEELKRKENEERIKRDIEEARRLRAENEERERKRLEEERVRREREEKERKERIAGKSKTKGKGGVTEGDFGLDDGGSSTSSGGGGVKKRKGGLAKVPPSSIKKGGGAGAKMPVGGPSGGKARRDSEGTMTLASRATVVLGNLKGVVDQFAKAWQMNPFAMYRFLAFIIGLVVVFGRKRTRERVMRLVGVAWGKVAATAGMGTKVSYI, translated from the exons ATggcgccctcctccaaccggTCATCTGTTGTCAGCTCCGAGCCCAacggcaacagcaacggcacCAACCTCATGACCTCAAgcatctcctccctttcctcgTCCATGAACTCCCCCCGgcccacctcttcctcctcgcacATCACAAAGACCTACCGACAAGCCTCTACTCTCTTCCTCACGCGTCGTCTGCCAGAAGCCCTCTCCACCGTTCTCCCTCTGgtctcccccgtcccccaaaCCGAAAACgaccccaacagccccttCGACCCAGCCCCGGCAGTGAAAGCTTCCCGGTCTTCCCGCATCAAAGTATGGTCCTTGTACCTGACCATCCTCAACGCGATCCTCGAGCTCGATTCCGAAGAGGGTAAAGCCGCCTTTGGGACGGCCGAGTGGCGCGCCTTGTGCCACAAAGTCAAGAATGGGGAgatttgggaggaggtggtaaAGAATGGTTATCACGGGGTAGAAGGCGATGTTGACGCTGATGTGGTAATCAACTT AGCAACCCTCCTCCTAGCCCacgccaaaacccaaacccacacCCAAACCCGCCTAGAAACctacctctcctctcccccttccccccttcccacatcGGCAGACTTCTCCCGGTCCAGCTCCcgtcctccccacctccgcGAGCGCTCCAACAGCGTCATCTCCCGCAATGGAGGCAACGGCACCGACACCCCGCGGGATTTGGCCTCCCGCCTCAAACTTTTGGAACTATACACCCTGCACGTCCTCCCGCGCAACCAGGAGTGGGTCTACGCCAAGGAATTCATCTCTGTCTCCCCCGTCCTGGACGAGGAGCGTCGCGAGGCGTTCCTGCAGGCGCTTGATAGTctgcaggaggagcaaaaggagtttgagagaattgaggagctgaagaggaaggagaatgaggagAGGATCAAGAGGGATattgaggaggcgaggaggttgagggcggagaatgaagagagggaaaggaagaggcttgaggaggagagggtgaggagggagagggaggagaaggagaggaaggagaggattgcggggaagagcaagacaaaggggaagggcggggtgacggagggggattttgggCTGGATGATGGGGGCAGTAGTAcgagtagtggtggtggtggggtgaagaagaggaaggggggtcTGGCAAAGGTGCCGCCTAGTAGTAtcaagaaggggggtggtgcggGGGCGAAGATGCCGGTGGGGGGTCCTTCGGgggggaaggcgaggagggataGTGAGGGGACCATGACGTTGGCCAGTAGGgcgacggtggtgttggggaatttgaagggggtggtggatcaGTTTGCCAAGGCGTGGCAGATGAACCCGTTTGCGATGTATAGGTTTTTGGCGTTTATTattgggttggtggttgtgtttgggaggaagaggacgagggagagggtgatgaggcTGGTGGGGGTTGCTTGGGGGAAGGTGGCTGCCACGGCGGGGATGGGGACCAAGGTCAGCTATATCTGA
- a CDS encoding hypothetical protein (EggNog:ENOG503P0E6; COG:S) — MTACRRFSRDDTAFRFLIDSLLPQIWSAISQPPLDLSVINAVLLLATWPFPTIRFLSDPSMIFAGIAMNSSFLMGLHTGRGTHSEFKHATEVNDTTDEEATFTWAGCAIISHRVSAYMGCPSASSLFNKTVDQLLDGSSQFPLPRYFYLHLETARFANRVSRTMCASLEEAQGVSHHLVAYMEEEYTKVQRLLYPDNSDLDHFTLLSTLLEIQTYYFMPLPGYSPELLKRNLIKCYTTAESLIHQAASRLHRETAFLHYAPHFVFRTLLSAICVVMRVHLSSYTKGFQADTVDALIKEAIRALRICSVQEGDLHVRCASMLESYWEIRKRSNHWCRTGVSVYTHRLGASLTFDCLRRWKRDVEDARDSGRGVIGPGGTEEGEDGGKKVENNNVNVGGVERVDEGPRPTANADLGLADPFQRFDWSVFMDDFDWSFTNTSTSPAFMGPMGPT, encoded by the exons ATGACCGCCTGCCGCCGGTTCTCCCGGGACGACACCGCCTTTCGGTTTCTGATCGACTCCCTACTGCCACAAATATGGAGCGCCATCTCACAACCGCCACTAGATCTATCAGTCATCAACGCTGTCTTGCTGCTAGCAACATGGCCCTTTCCCACAATCAGGTTTTTGTCTGATCCATCAATGATCTTTGCAGGGATAGCCATGAACTCGTCCTTCTTGATGGGGCTTCATACCGGCAGGGGAACCCATTCGGAGTTCAAGCATGCCACCGAGGTGAATGACACGACAGACGAAGAGGCTACTTTTACTTGGGCGGGATGTGCCATCATCTCTCATCGGGTGTCGGCATACATGGGCTGCCCATCAGCTAGTTCATTGTTCAACAAGACAGTCGACCAGTTGCTCGATGGCAGCAGTCAGTTTCCACTACCCAGGTATTTTTACCTGCATTTGGAAACAGCGCGGTTTGCGAATCGGGTGAGCAGGACCATGTGTGCTTCGCTGGAGGAAGCTCAGGGGGTGAGTCATCACTTGGTGGCGtacatggaggaggagtacaCCAAGGTTCAGAGGCTGTTGTATCCAGACAACTCAG ACCTCGACCATTTCACCCTTTTGTCTACCCTCCTCGAGATCCAAACTTATTACTTCATGCCTTTGCCCGGCTACAGCCCCGAACTCCTCAAAAGGAACCTCATCAAATGCTACACCACGGCCGAATCCCTTATCCACCAAGCGGCCTCGAGACTACACCGGGAAACAGCCTTCCTGCACTACGCTCCTCACTTTGTGTTTCGGACTCTTTTGTCAGCGATCTgcgtggtgatgagggttcATTTGTCTTCTTATACCAAGGGGTTTCAGGCAGACACTGTTGACGCGCTGATCAAGGAAGCGATTAGAGCGCTGAGGATATGTTCTGTGCAAGAAGGGGACTTGCATGTGAGATGTGCGAGCATGCTGGAAAGTTACTGGGAGATAAGAAAAAGGTCGAATCACTGGTGTAGGACGGGGGTGAGCGTGTATACACATCGTCTGGGGGCGAGCTTGACGTTTGATtgcttgaggaggtggaagagggatgTGGAGGATGCGAGGGAtagtgggaggggggtgattggGCCTggggggacggaggagggtgaggatggggggaagaaggtggaaAATAACAATGTGaatgtgggaggggttgagagAGTTG ATGAAGGACCGAGACCGACGGCAAATGCGGATTTGGGACTGGCGGATCCGTTTCAACGGTTTGACTGGAGTGTGTTTATGGATGATTTTGATTGGAGCTTCACGAATACGTCTACTTCGCCGGCGTTTATGGGGCCTATGGGACCGacttga